A single Vanacampus margaritifer isolate UIUO_Vmar chromosome 7, RoL_Vmar_1.0, whole genome shotgun sequence DNA region contains:
- the notum2 gene encoding carboxylesterase notum2 — protein MKILGQIAFLLLLGESWSKNTKVQSSKKSPHGTQAGNGVQPLPEVVISAGSSLNNRATGGTSGGNSTRDDAAGARVAKQQTDEMRLHFLKNPHVTCNDGTPAGFYLKEIRGSRRWLLFLEGGWCCYSKETCDSRYQNIPRLMSSTGWPQTKTGRGILSSQVAENPYWHNTNLVVIPYCSSDVWSGTGPAPTAPPNQRQGKEKERNRSTNATEYAFMGSLIIREVIKDLIPKGIKQAKVVLLSGTSAGGTGVLLNIERVANYLAQLGAEAQVRGLVDSGWFLESKHQRSPNCPETVTCSPEDAIKAGLRLWNGVVPDRCRRLYKKGEEWQCFFGYKLYSTLTSPLFVVQWLFDEEQLRVENIYIGGQHMSNKQWQYIQNLGRELKNSLRDVTAVFAPSCLSHMVITKSNWMTFQVRGTSLPRALHCWDRSLEATRNNRTPAKGCPFHLVDGCHWPQCNPTCPTLVDQATQQELTFLQTLVAMGLDLRKLGLNPKRDTDFLVSMDSNGD, from the exons ATGAAGATACTTGGCCAGATTGCTTTCTTGCTTTTGCTGGGGGAGAGTTGGAGTAAGAATACAAAAGTTCAGTCCAGCAAGAAATCTCCACATGGGACCCAAGCAGGCAACGGCGTCCAGCCTTTACCCGAGGTTGTAATCTCTGCTGGGAGCAGTTTGAACAACAGAGCTACTGGAGGTACCAGTGGTGGTAACTCTACAAGGGATGATGCTGCAGGAGCTCGGGTCGCTAAACAGCAGACAGATGAAATGAGGTTGCACTTTCTCAAGAATCCGCATGTTACGTGTAACGATGGGACACCAGCTGG GTTTTACCTAAAAGAGATCAGAGGAAGCCGCAGATGGCTGTTATTTCTGGAAG GTGGTTGGTGCTGCTACAGCAAAGAGACCTGTGATTCCAGGTACCAAAATATCCCTCGACTAATGAGCTCAACGGGTTGGCCCCAGACAAAAACTG GACGTGGCATACTGTCATCGCAAGTAGCAGAGAATCCTTATTGGCACAACACAAACCTTGT AGTCATCCCATATTGCTCCAGTGATGTCTGGAGCGGCACTGGGCCTGCCCCGACCGCTCCTCCAAATCAACGACAAGGAAAAGAGAAAGAACGGAATAGAAGTACAAATGCAA CTGAGTATGCTTTCATGGGATCGCTCATCATCCGAGAGGTCATCAAAGACCTTATTCCTAAAGGGATCAAGCAGGCCAAGGTGGTTTTGTTGTCTGGCACTAG TGCTGGGGGCACAGGAGTCTTGCTGAATATCGAGAGAGTGGCCAATTATCTGGCGCAGCTTGGTGCAGAGGCGCAGGTCCGCGGTCTGGTGGACTCTGGTTGGTTTCTCGAAAGTAAACACCAGAGATCACCAAACTGCCCTGAAACAGTCACCTGTTCACCTGAAGATGCTATCAAGGCCGGCCTAAG GTTGTGGAACGGTGTGGTGCCTGATAGGTGTCGTCGGCTATATAAGAAAGGGGAGGAGTGGCAGTGCTTCTTTGGCTACAAGCTGTATTCTACCTTGACTT CCCCTCTATTTGTTGTGCAGTGGCTGTTTGATGAGGAACAGCTGAGGGTGGAGAACATCTACATTGGAGGCCAGCACATGAGCAATAAACAGTGGCAATACATACAGAACCTAGGCAGGGAGTTGAAGAACTCCTTGAGAGATGTCAC AGCAGTATTTGCGCCTTCCTGCCTCTCCCATATGGTAATCACCAAAAG CAACTGGATGACTTTCCAAGTTCGAGGCACATCTCTGCCCCGGGCCCTGCACTGCTGGGACAGGAGCTTGGAAGCCACACGTAACAACAGAACTCCAGCCAAAGGCTGTCCATTCCACCTAGTGGACGGTTGCCATTGGCCTCAGTGTAACCCCACCTGCCCCACGCTGGTGGACCAGGCAACCCAACAAGAGCTCACCTTTCTCCAGACGCTGGTAGCCATGGGTCTTGACCTTCGGAAGCTGGGCTTGAATCCTAAAAGAGACACAGATTTCCTTGTAAGCATGGATAGCAATGGTGACTAA
- the rps15a gene encoding small ribosomal subunit protein uS8 isoform X1 translates to MVTYSPQCIATTFYFLFPPYCKTGIMVRMNVLADALKCINNAEKRGKRQVLIRPCSKVIVRFLTVMMKHGYIGEFEIIDDHRAGKIVVNLTGRLNKCGVISPRFDLQLKELEKWQNNLLPSRQFGYIVLTTSAGIMDHEEARRKHTGGKILGFFF, encoded by the exons ATGGTTACATATtccccacaatgcattgcgaccACTTTCTACTTCCTCTTTCCGCCATATTGCAAAACCG GCATCATGGTGCGCATGAACGTTCTCGCAGATGCTTTGAAGTGCATCAACAATGCTGAGAAGCGTGGGAAGCGACAGGTCCTCATCAGGCCATGTTCCAAGGTCATTGTACGTTTCCTAACTGTCATGATGAAGCACG GTTACATTGGTGAGTTTGAGATCATTGATGACCATAGAGCCGGAAAAATAGTCGTCAATCTCACAGGAAGGTTGAACAAG TGTGGCGTGATCAGTCCACGTTTTGATCTCCAGCTCAAAGAATTGGAGAAGTGGCAGAACAACCTTCTGCCCTCAAGACAGTTTGG ATACATTGTACTGACCACCTCAGCTGGCATCATGGACCATGAAGAGGCCAGACGGAAACATACAGGAGGCAAAATCCTTGGATTCTTTTTCTAA
- the rps15a gene encoding small ribosomal subunit protein uS8 isoform X2: protein MVRMNVLADALKCINNAEKRGKRQVLIRPCSKVIVRFLTVMMKHGYIGEFEIIDDHRAGKIVVNLTGRLNKCGVISPRFDLQLKELEKWQNNLLPSRQFGYIVLTTSAGIMDHEEARRKHTGGKILGFFF from the exons ATGGTGCGCATGAACGTTCTCGCAGATGCTTTGAAGTGCATCAACAATGCTGAGAAGCGTGGGAAGCGACAGGTCCTCATCAGGCCATGTTCCAAGGTCATTGTACGTTTCCTAACTGTCATGATGAAGCACG GTTACATTGGTGAGTTTGAGATCATTGATGACCATAGAGCCGGAAAAATAGTCGTCAATCTCACAGGAAGGTTGAACAAG TGTGGCGTGATCAGTCCACGTTTTGATCTCCAGCTCAAAGAATTGGAGAAGTGGCAGAACAACCTTCTGCCCTCAAGACAGTTTGG ATACATTGTACTGACCACCTCAGCTGGCATCATGGACCATGAAGAGGCCAGACGGAAACATACAGGAGGCAAAATCCTTGGATTCTTTTTCTAA